From Sphingomonas hengshuiensis, one genomic window encodes:
- a CDS encoding polysaccharide lyase domain-containing protein, with product MRPLILLLALATPAAAQQQRAPFTIAETGQGFQHLDAAVTAVRDGTATILIAPGTYRECTVQTGGKITFRAVKPGTAIFEREVCEDKAAFVLRGRGSVVDGIVFRGYAVPDGNGAGIRIEMGDLTVTNAMFLDSQEGILGGGHATVRHITIDRSTFSGLGQCETENCSHALYLAVDGLVTITRSRFERGTGGHYVKLRARQVAITGNSFDDSQGQKTNYMIDLSEGGTGIIAGNTFVQGRGKENSSALIAVAAEGRTYPAAGLRIEGNRATLAPGAPGNPAFVADLSGERLALGENQLGPGIRAFERRR from the coding sequence ATGCGCCCCCTGATCCTGCTCCTCGCCCTCGCCACCCCCGCCGCCGCGCAGCAGCAGCGCGCGCCCTTCACGATCGCCGAGACCGGCCAGGGCTTCCAGCATCTCGACGCCGCGGTGACCGCGGTACGCGACGGCACTGCGACCATCCTGATCGCCCCCGGCACCTATCGCGAATGCACCGTCCAGACCGGCGGCAAGATCACCTTTAGGGCAGTGAAACCCGGCACCGCGATCTTCGAGCGCGAAGTGTGCGAGGACAAGGCGGCGTTCGTGCTGCGCGGGCGCGGGTCGGTGGTCGATGGGATCGTGTTCCGGGGCTATGCGGTGCCCGACGGCAATGGCGCGGGCATCCGCATCGAGATGGGCGACCTGACCGTCACCAACGCGATGTTCCTCGACAGCCAGGAAGGCATATTGGGTGGCGGGCACGCGACCGTGCGCCACATCACGATCGACCGCTCGACCTTTTCCGGGCTCGGCCAGTGCGAGACCGAGAATTGCAGCCATGCGCTCTATCTCGCGGTCGACGGGCTGGTCACGATCACCCGCTCGCGCTTCGAACGCGGCACCGGGGGGCATTATGTCAAGCTGCGCGCGCGGCAGGTGGCGATCACCGGCAACAGCTTCGATGACAGCCAGGGGCAGAAGACCAATTACATGATCGACCTGTCCGAAGGCGGCACGGGGATCATCGCCGGAAACACCTTTGTCCAGGGGCGCGGCAAGGAGAACAGCTCGGCGCTGATCGCCGTCGCCGCGGAGGGGCGGACCTATCCCGCGGCGGGGTTGCGGATCGAGGGCAACCGCGCGACGCTGGCCCCCGGCGCACCGGGCAACCCGGCCTTTGTCGCAGACCTGAGCGGCGAGCGGCTGGCACTGGGGGAGAACCAGCTTGGGCCGGGCATCCGCGCGTTCGAGCGGCGGCGGTAG
- a CDS encoding alkaline phosphatase family protein — MKVLRSAALALGLFAAAPLVAQDAPAPAPAAPAPATLPKLLVVVSVDQFSADLFAEYRAQFTGGFARLMSGAVFPAGYQSHAATETCPGHSTILTGAHPARTGIVANDWTDFSAPRADKTVYCAEDESVPGSTSSSYTVSDKHLKVPTLGEWMKAADPASRVVSVAGKDRAAVMMGGHQVDELWWWDGKGFVSYAGRTPPPVVTRMNAGVTERIAEAQPPLDLPAFCKARARAIPLPGGRTVGDGRFARDAGNVAAFRASPEFDEAILALGAGLARDMKLGQGGHTDLLIVGASATDYVGHTLGTEGSEMCLQMLSLDQSLGKLFAVLDTFGVDYAVALTADHGGHDLPERNQDHAAPMAARVDPALNATAIGKQVAAKLGIAGPVLVGGSFGDVYIDPSVPAAKRAAVQAEAIRLYRAHPQVYGVYTAAEIAAAPAPKGPPETWTMLERAHASYSKGRSGDFVVALQPRITPIAVPKGSVATHGSFWDYDRRVPMLFWRKGMTGFEQPLSVETVDIAPTLAALIGVPVQGTIDGRCLDLDAGPGTTCK; from the coding sequence ATGAAGGTCCTACGTTCCGCCGCCCTCGCGCTGGGGCTGTTCGCCGCCGCTCCGCTTGTCGCGCAGGATGCCCCAGCGCCGGCCCCCGCCGCGCCCGCGCCGGCCACGCTGCCCAAGCTGCTCGTCGTCGTCTCGGTCGACCAGTTCTCCGCCGATCTCTTTGCCGAATATCGCGCGCAATTCACCGGCGGGTTCGCGCGGCTGATGTCGGGGGCGGTGTTCCCGGCGGGATACCAGAGCCACGCCGCGACCGAGACCTGTCCCGGCCATTCGACGATCCTCACCGGCGCCCATCCCGCGCGCACCGGCATCGTCGCGAACGACTGGACCGATTTCAGCGCGCCGCGCGCCGACAAGACCGTCTATTGCGCCGAGGACGAGAGCGTCCCCGGCAGCACGTCCAGCAGCTACACCGTGTCGGACAAGCATCTGAAGGTGCCGACGCTCGGCGAATGGATGAAGGCCGCCGACCCCGCATCGCGCGTCGTATCGGTCGCGGGCAAGGATCGCGCCGCGGTGATGATGGGCGGGCATCAGGTCGACGAGCTTTGGTGGTGGGACGGCAAGGGCTTCGTCTCCTATGCCGGGCGCACCCCGCCGCCGGTGGTGACGCGGATGAACGCCGGCGTCACCGAACGCATCGCTGAGGCGCAGCCGCCGCTCGACCTTCCCGCCTTTTGCAAGGCGCGTGCCCGCGCGATCCCGCTCCCCGGCGGGCGCACCGTGGGCGACGGGCGCTTTGCGCGCGACGCAGGCAATGTCGCCGCCTTCCGCGCCTCGCCCGAGTTCGACGAGGCGATCCTCGCGCTCGGCGCCGGGCTCGCGCGCGACATGAAACTGGGGCAGGGCGGGCATACCGACCTGCTAATCGTCGGCGCCTCCGCCACCGACTATGTCGGACACACGCTGGGTACCGAGGGCAGCGAGATGTGCCTCCAGATGCTGTCGCTCGACCAGAGCCTGGGCAAGCTGTTCGCGGTGCTCGACACGTTCGGCGTCGATTACGCCGTCGCGCTCACCGCCGATCATGGCGGGCACGATTTGCCCGAGCGCAACCAGGACCATGCCGCGCCGATGGCCGCGCGCGTCGATCCGGCGCTCAACGCGACGGCGATCGGCAAGCAGGTGGCTGCGAAGCTCGGCATTGCCGGGCCGGTGCTGGTCGGCGGTTCGTTCGGCGACGTCTATATCGATCCGTCAGTGCCTGCGGCCAAGCGCGCCGCGGTGCAGGCCGAGGCGATCCGCCTCTATCGCGCGCACCCGCAGGTGTACGGCGTCTACACCGCCGCCGAGATCGCGGCAGCGCCCGCGCCCAAGGGGCCGCCCGAGACCTGGACGATGCTCGAACGCGCGCACGCCTCGTACAGCAAGGGCCGGTCGGGCGATTTCGTAGTCGCGCTCCAGCCGCGGATCACGCCGATCGCGGTGCCGAAGGGCAGCGTGGCGACGCATGGCAGCTTCTGGGACTATGACCGCCGCGTGCCGATGCTGTTCTGGCGCAAGGGGATGACGGGCTTCGAACAGCCGCTGTCGGTCGAAACGGTCGACATCGCCCCGACGCTGGCGGCGCTGATCGGGGTGCCGGTGCAGGGGACGATCGACGGGCGTTGCCTCGATCTGGACGCGGGGCCGGGGACGACGTGTAAGTAA
- a CDS encoding protein-disulfide reductase DsbD family protein, translating to MIRWLAALPMLLVALAAPAAAQPVREQHVRMALVAETATPAPGGEVTLAIDATPQPGWHAYWENPGDAGLPARADWTLPPGVTAGPLRYPVPQRLTIAGLMNYVFEGPYALLVTLKLPDAAPGTRLPIALTLDYLVCTDSLCVPEKANLTTELRIGTPGAERRADFDRWRTALPRPLDAAAAFQVEGGRVRIAVPYPADAPLADAYFYPRTQGAIDYAAPQSVSRDGDRIVIETAAKDNPAAIEGMLAIGKQGLDLRAVPGAVPPPAAPQSLWLATLVAFLGAVLGGLILNIMPCVFPILSLKALSLAKANHAEGNPRGEALAYTAGVVLVCLALGAILLAVRAGGASVGWAFQLQDPRVILILLLLVVAIAFNLAGLFEVGAPRFVNRAAAKGAGGAFATGALAAFVATPCAGPFMASALGAALILPWGAAMAVFGGLGLGIALPFLLLGFVPAFRRVLPKPGAWMATLRRILSIPMFLTALALAWVLGKQAGVDGMAIGLGAALLATLGLWWAGRRQLRGVSHAWLPALPLFLAAIAAAAWVHPAPAGAASASVAGAEPFSEARLAELTAQGRPVFAYFTADWCLTCKVNEKGAIETAPVTRALAQGKVAVLVGDWTKGDPALGRFIERHNRAGVPLYLWYKPGEAAPRVLPQILTQQALIDLAKGG from the coding sequence ATGATCCGCTGGCTCGCTGCGCTCCCGATGCTCCTGGTGGCACTCGCCGCCCCCGCCGCCGCGCAGCCGGTGCGCGAGCAGCATGTCCGCATGGCGCTGGTCGCCGAAACCGCCACCCCCGCCCCCGGCGGCGAGGTCACGCTGGCGATCGACGCCACCCCCCAGCCCGGCTGGCACGCTTATTGGGAGAATCCGGGCGATGCGGGCCTCCCCGCCCGCGCCGACTGGACGCTGCCGCCGGGCGTCACCGCCGGGCCGCTACGCTATCCGGTGCCGCAGCGGCTGACGATCGCGGGGCTGATGAACTATGTGTTCGAGGGTCCCTATGCGCTGCTGGTGACGCTCAAGCTGCCCGATGCCGCACCCGGCACCCGGCTGCCGATCGCGCTGACGCTCGATTACCTTGTCTGCACCGATTCGCTGTGCGTCCCCGAAAAGGCGAATCTGACGACCGAGCTGCGCATCGGCACCCCCGGCGCAGAGCGCCGCGCGGACTTTGATCGCTGGCGCACCGCGCTGCCCCGCCCGCTCGATGCCGCGGCGGCGTTCCAGGTCGAGGGCGGGCGCGTGCGGATCGCGGTGCCCTATCCCGCCGACGCGCCGCTCGCCGACGCCTATTTCTACCCCCGCACGCAGGGCGCGATCGACTATGCCGCGCCGCAGAGCGTGAGCCGCGACGGCGACCGGATCGTGATCGAGACCGCCGCCAAGGACAATCCCGCCGCGATCGAGGGGATGCTCGCGATCGGCAAGCAGGGCCTCGACCTGCGCGCAGTCCCCGGCGCCGTCCCCCCGCCCGCCGCGCCGCAATCGTTGTGGCTGGCGACGCTGGTCGCGTTCCTCGGCGCGGTGCTGGGCGGGCTGATCCTCAACATCATGCCGTGCGTCTTCCCGATCCTGAGCCTCAAGGCGCTGAGCCTTGCCAAGGCCAATCACGCCGAGGGCAATCCGCGCGGCGAGGCGCTGGCCTATACCGCGGGCGTGGTGCTGGTGTGCCTCGCGCTCGGCGCGATCTTGCTCGCGGTGCGCGCGGGCGGGGCCAGCGTCGGCTGGGCGTTCCAGCTCCAGGACCCGCGCGTGATTCTGATCCTGTTGCTGCTGGTCGTGGCGATCGCCTTCAACCTGGCCGGGCTGTTCGAAGTCGGCGCGCCGCGCTTCGTCAATCGCGCGGCGGCGAAGGGCGCCGGCGGGGCCTTCGCCACCGGCGCGCTGGCGGCGTTCGTCGCGACGCCGTGCGCGGGGCCGTTCATGGCATCGGCGCTGGGCGCGGCGCTGATCCTGCCCTGGGGCGCGGCGATGGCGGTGTTCGGCGGGCTGGGGCTCGGCATCGCGCTGCCCTTCCTGCTGCTCGGCTTCGTCCCCGCATTTCGCCGCGTGCTGCCCAAGCCCGGCGCGTGGATGGCGACGCTGCGCCGGATCCTGTCGATCCCGATGTTCCTGACCGCGCTCGCGCTCGCCTGGGTGCTGGGCAAGCAGGCCGGAGTCGATGGCATGGCGATCGGGCTGGGCGCGGCGCTGCTCGCGACGCTGGGGCTGTGGTGGGCCGGGCGGCGCCAGTTGCGCGGGGTCAGCCATGCATGGCTGCCCGCGCTGCCGCTGTTCCTCGCCGCGATCGCCGCCGCCGCCTGGGTCCACCCCGCCCCCGCCGGCGCCGCATCGGCGAGCGTAGCGGGCGCCGAACCCTTCAGCGAGGCGCGGCTGGCCGAACTCACCGCGCAGGGCCGCCCGGTCTTCGCCTATTTCACCGCCGACTGGTGCCTGACGTGCAAGGTCAACGAGAAGGGCGCGATCGAGACCGCCCCCGTCACCCGCGCGCTGGCGCAGGGCAAGGTCGCGGTGCTGGTCGGCGACTGGACCAAGGGCGATCCCGCGCTGGGCCGCTTCATCGAACGCCACAACCGCGCGGGCGTGCCGCTGTATCTGTGGTACAAGCCGGGCGAGGCGGCGCCGCGCGTGCTGCCGCAGATACTGACGCAGCAGGCGCTGATCGATCTGGCGAAGGGCGGGTAG
- a CDS encoding IS110 family RNA-guided transposase, producing the protein MTMTYVGIDVSKDRLDVHVSPAGEAWTVGRDAEGLEALVARLGVSAPLCIGLEATGGYETVVAAALGAAGLPVAVINPAQIRHFARALGKRAKTDPIDAAVIARFVEATRPPPRALADTETRALADLVARRRQIIAMMVSERQRLRRATLLPLRKSIERLLAALQKELSDLERTIDEAVRGSPLWRDQEALLTSIPGVGPTTARTLLAELPELGQLGRRQISALAGVAPWTRQSGQWRGKAMIGGGRPTVRSALFMAALVASRYNPVLQALYQRLIASGKPKKVALIALARRLLTFANAILRSKSPWLAA; encoded by the coding sequence ATGACCATGACGTATGTGGGTATCGATGTTTCGAAGGATCGCCTGGACGTCCATGTCTCGCCCGCGGGCGAGGCCTGGACGGTCGGGCGCGATGCCGAGGGTCTGGAGGCGCTGGTCGCGCGACTGGGCGTATCGGCCCCGTTGTGCATCGGGCTGGAGGCGACCGGGGGCTATGAGACGGTGGTGGCTGCCGCGCTGGGGGCAGCAGGCTTGCCGGTGGCGGTGATCAATCCCGCGCAGATCCGCCATTTTGCGCGCGCATTGGGCAAGCGCGCCAAGACCGACCCGATCGATGCCGCGGTGATTGCGCGCTTTGTCGAGGCAACGCGCCCGCCGCCGCGCGCACTGGCGGATACCGAGACGCGCGCGCTGGCCGACCTGGTGGCGCGGCGCCGGCAGATCATCGCGATGATGGTGAGCGAGCGCCAGCGGCTGCGGCGCGCAACGCTTCTGCCGCTGCGCAAAAGCATCGAGCGCCTGCTGGCTGCGCTGCAAAAGGAACTGTCCGACCTTGAACGGACGATCGACGAGGCCGTGCGGGGCTCGCCCTTGTGGCGCGATCAGGAGGCGCTGCTGACCTCGATCCCAGGCGTCGGCCCGACCACCGCCCGCACGCTGCTTGCCGAACTGCCCGAACTCGGCCAGCTCGGACGCCGCCAGATCAGCGCGCTCGCCGGCGTCGCGCCCTGGACCCGCCAGTCCGGCCAATGGCGCGGAAAGGCCATGATCGGCGGAGGACGCCCCACCGTCCGCTCGGCCCTCTTCATGGCCGCACTCGTCGCCAGTCGCTACAATCCCGTGCTCCAGGCGCTCTATCAGCGCCTCATCGCCAGCGGAAAACCCAAAAAGGTCGCCCTGATCGCCCTCGCCCGCCGCCTGCTCACCTTCGCAAACGCCATCCTGAGGAGCAAATCCCCATGGCTCGCCGCTTGA
- a CDS encoding circularly permuted type 2 ATP-grasp protein, translated as MGSDGAFDEIWGEGGPDAPRSEFAALAQWVADTPASELQRRQQSAEAAFRQLGITFAVYGDSDAAERIIPFDIVPRVFLQREWEKLSEGLVQRVEAINAFLEDIYGERRILAEGIIPPELIYNNEQFRPEVAGIRPPHGVWAHICGIDLVRTGPDEFFVLEDNARTPSGVSYMLENREAMIRLCPELFRDFHVAPVDSYPDMLLATMRSVAPGNNPKPMCVVLTPGHFNSAYYEHSFLADSMGVELVEAADLVVDDDIVWVQTIAGRVKVDVIYRRIDDEYLDPLTFRPDSLLGVPGLIAAYRAGNVALINAPGNGIADDKAIYSYMPEIVRFYSGGEAKLPNVETFRCREPDALRYVLDHLPELVVKLVDGSGGYGMLVGPTASKGQIEDFRAALIAEPHRYIAQPTLALSTVPTLTDNGLAPRHVDFRPFVLTGSDGVRVVPGGLTRVALREGSLVVNSSQGGGTKDSFVLMDANGGAMQSQFAAQFQSQRQGG; from the coding sequence ATGGGATCTGACGGGGCGTTCGACGAAATCTGGGGAGAAGGCGGGCCGGATGCGCCGCGCTCCGAATTCGCGGCTTTGGCGCAATGGGTCGCCGATACGCCGGCATCCGAGCTGCAACGCCGCCAGCAATCGGCCGAGGCCGCGTTCCGGCAATTGGGCATCACCTTCGCGGTCTATGGCGACAGCGACGCGGCGGAGCGGATCATTCCGTTCGACATCGTGCCCCGCGTCTTCCTGCAACGCGAATGGGAAAAGCTGAGCGAGGGGTTGGTCCAGCGAGTCGAGGCGATCAACGCCTTTCTCGAGGACATTTATGGCGAACGCCGCATCCTTGCCGAAGGGATCATCCCGCCCGAGCTGATCTACAACAACGAACAATTCCGCCCCGAAGTCGCCGGCATCCGCCCGCCGCACGGGGTGTGGGCGCATATCTGCGGGATCGACCTGGTCCGCACCGGCCCCGACGAATTCTTCGTGCTCGAGGACAATGCCCGCACCCCCTCCGGCGTTTCGTACATGCTGGAGAATCGCGAGGCGATGATCCGGCTATGCCCCGAGCTGTTCCGCGATTTCCACGTCGCGCCGGTCGACAGCTATCCCGACATGCTGCTCGCGACGATGCGGTCGGTGGCGCCGGGCAATAATCCCAAGCCGATGTGCGTCGTGCTGACGCCGGGGCATTTCAATTCGGCCTATTACGAGCATAGCTTCCTCGCCGATTCGATGGGCGTCGAGCTGGTCGAGGCGGCGGACCTTGTGGTCGATGACGACATCGTCTGGGTCCAGACGATCGCGGGCCGCGTTAAGGTCGACGTGATCTATCGCCGGATCGACGACGAGTATCTCGACCCCCTCACCTTCCGCCCCGATTCGCTGCTCGGCGTGCCGGGCCTGATCGCCGCCTATCGCGCGGGCAATGTCGCGCTGATCAACGCGCCGGGCAACGGCATCGCCGACGACAAGGCGATCTATAGCTATATGCCCGAAATCGTCCGCTTCTATTCGGGCGGCGAGGCGAAGCTGCCCAATGTCGAGACCTTCCGCTGCCGCGAGCCCGACGCGCTTCGCTATGTGCTCGATCATTTGCCCGAGCTGGTGGTCAAGCTGGTCGATGGGTCGGGGGGCTACGGGATGCTGGTCGGCCCGACCGCGAGCAAGGGCCAGATCGAGGATTTCCGCGCCGCGCTGATCGCCGAGCCGCATCGCTATATCGCGCAGCCGACGCTGGCGCTGTCGACCGTGCCGACGCTCACCGACAATGGCCTCGCGCCGCGCCATGTCGATTTCCGCCCGTTCGTGCTGACCGGCAGCGACGGGGTGCGCGTGGTGCCCGGCGGGCTGACGCGCGTCGCGCTGCGCGAGGGGTCGCTGGTGGTCAATTCCAGCCAGGGCGGCGGGACCAAGGACAGTTTCGTGCTGATGGACGCCAATGGCGGGGCGATGCAGTCTCAGTTTGCGGCACAGTTCCAGTCGCAGCGGCAGGGGGGCTGA
- a CDS encoding alpha-E domain-containing protein, which yields MLSRTASALYWLGRYLERADFIARLVEATVRLDALSARPAGEAAWVSALTVSYTDEGFAATGLATNQANVARYLTLDATNPGSIVSCLEKARNNARAVRTALTRESWTAINRAWWLFQNRASTGGATQTLSLVEQVKGETRGFEGAIHRMMRNEATLLIQLGAAVERADNTARLVDVKYHLLLPAGESVGGVVDRDQWTTILQTVSAVTAYRWLYSEGLQPANVIDLLISRFELPRSLAACVEETVGLLSQLAKRTGLQGEADRMARTRMARMQKTKTQDVIVSGLHEYLEAFIEENAMLDAAIARQFRFI from the coding sequence ATGCTCTCACGCACCGCCTCTGCGCTCTACTGGCTTGGCCGCTATCTGGAACGCGCCGATTTTATCGCGCGGCTGGTCGAGGCGACAGTGCGGCTCGATGCGCTGTCGGCGCGGCCTGCGGGCGAGGCGGCGTGGGTCAGCGCGCTCACCGTCAGCTATACCGATGAGGGGTTCGCCGCGACCGGGCTGGCCACCAACCAGGCCAATGTCGCGCGCTATCTGACGCTCGACGCGACCAATCCCGGCTCGATCGTCTCGTGCCTCGAAAAGGCGCGCAACAACGCCCGCGCCGTCCGCACCGCGCTGACCCGCGAATCCTGGACCGCGATCAACCGGGCGTGGTGGCTCTTCCAGAACCGCGCCTCGACCGGCGGCGCGACCCAGACGCTGAGCCTCGTCGAGCAGGTCAAGGGCGAGACGCGCGGCTTCGAAGGCGCGATTCACCGGATGATGCGCAACGAGGCGACCTTGCTCATCCAACTCGGCGCCGCGGTGGAGCGTGCCGACAACACCGCGCGGCTGGTCGATGTGAAATACCATCTGCTGCTGCCCGCGGGCGAGAGCGTCGGCGGCGTGGTCGATCGCGACCAGTGGACGACGATCCTCCAGACCGTCTCCGCGGTCACCGCCTATCGCTGGCTCTACAGCGAGGGGCTCCAGCCCGCGAACGTCATCGACCTGCTGATCAGCCGCTTCGAACTGCCGCGCAGCCTGGCGGCGTGTGTCGAGGAGACGGTGGGGCTGCTCAGCCAGCTTGCCAAGCGCACCGGGTTGCAGGGCGAGGCCGATCGCATGGCGCGCACCCGGATGGCGCGGATGCAGAAGACCAAGACGCAGGACGTGATCGTCAGCGGGCTGCACGAATATCTGGAGGCGTTCATCGAGGAGAATGCCATGCTCGACGCGGCCATCGCCCGGCAGTTCCGGTTCATCTGA
- a CDS encoding transglutaminase family protein gives MRIAIDHRTRYRFTEPQARIVQLMRLTPNDTQDQTVVSWMVGVDCDARLRDGVDGFGNAITMLYAEGPIDAIDVTVTGEVLTNDSSGIVRGAPEPLPPMLYLRPTPRTMPGAALIAFAADSAGATDDMLERVHRLNAALHARFPCLPDAPDTGTSAAEAFAGEAATSRDVAQMFIAGARSLSVPARYVSGYQIDDGAHIAPHAWAEAYVDRIGWIGFDPVTGLSPDAGYVRVAVGLDAAGAASIAGTRIGYGEEELDVDLHVDRLGGEE, from the coding sequence ATGCGGATCGCGATCGACCACCGCACCCGCTATCGCTTCACCGAGCCACAGGCGCGGATCGTCCAGCTTATGCGGCTGACCCCCAACGACACGCAGGACCAGACCGTGGTGAGCTGGATGGTCGGGGTGGATTGCGACGCGCGGCTGCGCGACGGCGTCGACGGGTTCGGCAATGCGATCACGATGCTGTATGCCGAGGGGCCGATCGACGCGATCGACGTGACGGTGACCGGCGAAGTGCTGACCAACGACAGCAGCGGGATCGTGCGCGGCGCGCCCGAGCCGCTGCCGCCGATGCTGTACCTGCGCCCGACACCGCGCACGATGCCGGGCGCGGCGCTGATCGCCTTCGCGGCGGACAGCGCCGGGGCGACCGACGATATGCTGGAGCGTGTCCACCGGCTCAACGCGGCGCTGCACGCCCGCTTCCCCTGCCTGCCCGATGCGCCCGATACGGGCACGTCGGCGGCCGAGGCCTTTGCCGGCGAGGCGGCGACGTCGCGCGACGTGGCGCAGATGTTCATCGCCGGTGCGCGCAGCCTGTCGGTCCCCGCCCGCTATGTCTCGGGCTATCAGATCGACGACGGCGCGCACATCGCGCCGCATGCCTGGGCCGAGGCCTATGTCGATCGGATCGGCTGGATCGGGTTCGATCCGGTCACCGGCCTGTCCCCCGATGCGGGCTATGTCCGCGTCGCGGTGGGGCTCGATGCGGCGGGCGCGGCGTCGATCGCGGGGACGCGGATCGGCTATGGCGAGGAGGAACTCGACGTCGACCTGCATGTCGACCGGCTGGGCGGCGAGGAATAG
- a CDS encoding RcnB family protein, producing the protein MNRMFLIAAAALAGTAAATPAAAQRVWQDGRWVVMPHRTAPRDLRPDPQRWGTPVNGRWDGGTRAPGGWNAYRRLGRGAALPGYWMRPDFRVPDYLRYGLGAPPQGYFWVRYYDDAVLVDGRGQVWDTIGGIGWSGGYASAQSSSESYAGAGYVQPQPIQPVDPNAYYAQSDGYDAPIPYPAPYPDTYAPPVAPALRVVQQVYPAPCVQACGGYQGGGYQVQGGSYYGGGYGYAAGAATTVIITPAPVVTTTVVTEEIVEEVTTTSYVRAAPAG; encoded by the coding sequence ATGAACCGGATGTTTTTGATCGCAGCCGCAGCGCTGGCAGGCACTGCCGCCGCGACGCCGGCTGCGGCGCAGCGCGTGTGGCAGGACGGGCGCTGGGTCGTGATGCCGCATCGGACCGCGCCGCGCGACCTGCGCCCCGATCCGCAGCGTTGGGGGACGCCGGTCAACGGGCGCTGGGACGGCGGCACGCGCGCACCGGGCGGGTGGAACGCCTATCGCCGGCTGGGGCGCGGCGCGGCGCTGCCCGGCTATTGGATGCGCCCCGATTTCCGCGTGCCCGATTATCTGCGCTATGGGCTGGGCGCGCCGCCCCAGGGCTATTTCTGGGTGCGCTATTATGACGATGCCGTCCTCGTCGACGGACGCGGGCAGGTGTGGGACACGATCGGCGGCATCGGCTGGAGCGGGGGCTATGCGTCGGCGCAGAGCAGTTCCGAGAGCTATGCCGGGGCCGGCTATGTGCAGCCGCAGCCGATCCAGCCGGTCGATCCCAATGCCTATTACGCGCAGTCCGATGGCTATGACGCGCCGATCCCCTATCCCGCGCCGTATCCGGACACATATGCCCCGCCGGTGGCGCCTGCGCTCCGCGTGGTGCAGCAGGTCTATCCCGCGCCGTGCGTCCAGGCGTGCGGCGGCTATCAGGGCGGCGGGTATCAGGTGCAGGGCGGCAGCTATTATGGCGGCGGCTATGGCTATGCCGCCGGCGCCGCGACCACGGTGATCATCACCCCGGCGCCGGTCGTCACCACGACGGTCGTGACCGAGGAAATCGTCGAGGAAGTGACGACCACCTCCTATGTCCGCGCCGCCCCCGCCGGGTGA
- a CDS encoding GAF domain-containing protein, with protein sequence MYDFTITAESKTELYRDLAAALDSLTRDEPDAIANMANVSALIGQYLPDLNWSGFYRNVNEELVLGPFQGKAACIRIPFGKGVCGAAAATRETQLVEDVHAFAGHIACDAASRSELVVPIVHQGALLGVLDLDSPVPARFDAGDAAGCEVLMRILAPRLVQQ encoded by the coding sequence ATGTATGATTTCACCATCACCGCCGAGTCCAAGACCGAACTCTATCGCGACCTCGCCGCCGCGCTCGATTCGCTGACTCGCGACGAACCCGATGCCATTGCCAATATGGCGAACGTCTCCGCGCTGATCGGGCAATATCTGCCCGATCTCAACTGGTCGGGCTTCTATCGCAACGTGAACGAGGAGCTGGTGCTCGGCCCGTTCCAGGGCAAGGCGGCGTGCATCCGCATTCCGTTCGGCAAGGGCGTGTGTGGCGCGGCGGCGGCGACGCGCGAGACGCAGCTCGTCGAGGACGTCCACGCCTTTGCGGGCCACATCGCCTGCGACGCGGCCAGCCGCTCTGAACTGGTGGTGCCGATCGTCCATCAGGGTGCGCTGCTCGGGGTGCTCGATCTCGACAGCCCGGTCCCTGCGCGCTTCGACGCGGGGGATGCGGCGGGGTGCGAGGTGCTGATGCGCATCCTCGCGCCGCGGCTTGTCCAGCAATGA
- the arfB gene encoding alternative ribosome rescue aminoacyl-tRNA hydrolase ArfB, with protein MAELPEDAIVEEKFLAASGPGGQNVNKVATAVQLRVDVFRLGLPPYAYAQLKVLAGTKLTAGGELVITARKFRTQDANRSDARERVVELIEKALERQARRVKTKVSKGAKARRVDEKKGRSVVKAGRGKVSVD; from the coding sequence GTGGCTGAGCTGCCCGAGGATGCGATCGTCGAGGAGAAGTTCCTCGCCGCATCCGGGCCGGGCGGGCAGAATGTCAACAAGGTCGCGACCGCGGTGCAGCTTCGCGTCGACGTGTTCCGGCTGGGGCTCCCGCCCTATGCCTATGCGCAGCTCAAGGTGCTGGCGGGGACCAAGCTGACTGCGGGCGGCGAGCTGGTCATCACCGCGCGCAAATTCCGCACCCAGGACGCGAACCGCAGCGATGCGCGCGAGCGCGTGGTTGAGCTGATCGAAAAGGCGCTGGAACGCCAGGCGCGGCGGGTGAAGACCAAGGTGAGCAAGGGCGCCAAGGCGCGCCGGGTGGACGAGAAAAAGGGGCGCAGCGTCGTGAAGGCGGGGCGGGGGAAGGTTTCGGTGGATTGA